From one Flavobacteriales bacterium genomic stretch:
- a CDS encoding T9SS type A sorting domain-containing protein, with protein MKTKIFTFIISLIFVSSLQAQIVDQLWENPINKVKFKIKINFGNNTMVQFGNNAAVDTTGNPQNISQEDIENIFGINAQLDPSIIQNYQDLLDTSKTNSLGFLAMSTWGNTISDTTEYDYCLNLTQKLQGKDLGIILSTQWQDLSVFMAKQLIDTIIPIIAGDDMDYSIDIPNGINKVFDLKNFKTDAEELTAIQNHQIYTYDLTEFQNTYDQCVVWMQDNKLIIADSVNYSDILDWIDEFFSTHANFELQKISVDEWEQSFSFVHLGNGNYQIFNKNNSPWSITLFNNKGQKLYLNRQNDSFSLSHYLPGVYFIRIQNEQKKVFVRKLIYQ; from the coding sequence ATGAAAACAAAAATATTCACATTTATCATCTCGCTCATTTTTGTTTCAAGTTTGCAAGCACAAATAGTGGATCAACTATGGGAAAACCCCATTAACAAAGTGAAATTTAAAATCAAAATAAACTTTGGAAATAATACCATGGTTCAGTTTGGGAACAATGCAGCAGTTGATACTACAGGAAATCCTCAAAACATTAGTCAAGAAGATATTGAAAACATTTTCGGAATTAATGCACAGCTAGATCCAAGTATTATTCAAAACTATCAAGATCTTTTAGACACCTCAAAAACTAATAGCCTAGGTTTTCTTGCTATGTCCACTTGGGGAAATACGATCTCTGATACCACCGAGTATGATTATTGTTTAAATCTGACACAGAAACTACAAGGTAAAGATTTAGGAATCATTCTATCCACACAATGGCAAGATCTTTCAGTTTTCATGGCAAAACAATTAATAGATACCATTATTCCAATAATAGCAGGAGATGACATGGATTATAGTATTGATATTCCTAACGGAATTAATAAAGTATTCGATCTAAAAAACTTCAAAACAGATGCCGAGGAGCTTACTGCAATTCAAAATCATCAAATTTATACTTATGATCTTACGGAATTCCAAAACACTTATGATCAATGTGTAGTTTGGATGCAAGATAACAAACTTATTATTGCAGATTCTGTAAATTATTCAGACATTTTAGATTGGATTGATGAATTCTTTAGCACTCATGCGAACTTCGAATTACAAAAAATTTCTGTTGATGAATGGGAACAATCCTTCTCATTTGTTCATTTAGGAAACGGAAATTATCAAATATTCAATAAAAATAATAGCCCTTGGAGTATCACTCTTTTTAACAACAAAGGGCAAAAACTCTATTTAAACAGGCAAAATGATTCTTTTTCATTATCGCACTATTTGCCTGGTGTTTATTTTATCAGAATCCAAAATGAACAGAAAAAAGTTTTTGTCAGAAAACTCATATATCAATAA
- a CDS encoding T9SS type A sorting domain-containing protein: MKQTILSILALTSLLSNAQSFEEKEVELKSGYSDEVFYDITNDETEDIAGKDWNLAFGTGGISATIRFNSSRGDKLYETSFADSDWATVDTNGISTWSPVYNSSSDWNKGAFNGAGNGNPTNFGWGAYDMATHIVSGDKVYIAKIGDDFFKLFIEKLQSGSYHFQYEKIGTGNTLHQKTVQKTNHSDAFFAYYSIKDHETKEIEPKKEEWQLWFGKYIEMIPTAYGVTGVRTKPGIKVAKVENTPVNQVSYSGLDFDSTANAIGYDWKSFNMGSFSYDLTEDLSYVLKLENGDLYHLYFTAFEGSSTGKLKFKVKKHNVSVSEMDQKQTIQWFSTVNNQVILDSETTMTQAEIFDQTGRLISQEQIQTNNIALHLPKKGVYILKITNTNQAQHIIKVAL, encoded by the coding sequence ATGAAACAAACTATATTATCTATCTTGGCACTCACGAGCCTATTATCAAATGCACAAAGCTTTGAAGAAAAAGAAGTAGAACTAAAATCTGGTTATTCCGATGAAGTCTTTTATGACATCACGAATGATGAAACTGAAGACATTGCAGGAAAAGATTGGAATCTTGCCTTTGGAACAGGAGGAATATCAGCCACGATAAGATTTAATTCCTCTAGAGGAGATAAATTGTATGAAACAAGCTTTGCCGATTCTGACTGGGCAACCGTTGACACCAACGGAATAAGTACATGGTCGCCTGTGTACAACAGTTCTTCAGACTGGAACAAAGGAGCTTTTAATGGTGCTGGAAACGGAAATCCAACAAATTTTGGGTGGGGAGCTTATGATATGGCTACTCATATTGTTTCTGGAGACAAGGTATATATCGCTAAAATTGGAGATGATTTCTTTAAATTATTTATTGAAAAACTTCAAAGTGGAAGCTATCATTTTCAATATGAAAAAATAGGTACAGGTAATACTTTACATCAAAAAACAGTACAAAAAACGAATCATTCAGATGCTTTTTTCGCCTATTACAGCATAAAAGATCACGAAACAAAAGAGATTGAACCTAAAAAAGAAGAATGGCAACTTTGGTTTGGAAAATATATTGAAATGATCCCTACTGCTTATGGAGTTACAGGAGTGAGAACAAAACCAGGAATAAAGGTAGCCAAAGTAGAAAACACACCCGTGAATCAAGTATCCTACTCAGGATTGGATTTCGATTCAACAGCAAATGCCATTGGTTATGATTGGAAATCTTTCAATATGGGTTCTTTTTCTTATGACCTCACTGAAGATTTGAGTTATGTGTTAAAACTTGAGAATGGAGATCTCTATCATTTATATTTCACCGCCTTTGAAGGAAGTTCAACAGGAAAACTAAAGTTTAAAGTAAAGAAACACAATGTATCTGTTTCAGAAATGGATCAAAAACAAACAATCCAATGGTTTTCAACAGTGAACAATCAAGTTATTCTAGATTCTGAAACCACCATGACTCAAGCGGAGATTTTTGATCAAACAGGACGATTGATTTCTCAGGAACAAATTCAGACAAATAATATCGCGCTCCATTTACCTAAAAAAGGGGTGTATATCTTGAAAATCACCAATACAAACCAAGCTCAACATATCATTAAAGTTGCACTTTAA